The Bacteroidia bacterium genomic interval TAATCATTGAAGACTCAAAAGCAGAAACGCATTTACTCCTTCAGACCTTGAAAATGCATAATTTTCCGGCCAGAGTCCGTGTCATACACTCAGGCCAGAATGCCTTGAAAGAATTAAAATCCCTGAGAGAGAATTTACCAGGAATGATTCTGTTGGATCTTCGCTTGCCGGACATAGACGGTATAGAGATTCTACATGAGCTAAAAGAGAATCCAAAGACCCAGGATATTCCTGTCATTATTCGGACAGGCTCTCACGATCCAAGAGATAAAAAACGATGCATGGAATTGGGAGTTATGGATTATA includes:
- a CDS encoding response regulator, with the protein product MVEIFEISPIMLGNSDYILIIEDSKAETHLLLQTLKMHNFPARVRVIHSGQNALKELKSLRENLPGMILLDLRLPDIDGIEILHELKENPKTQDIPVIIRTGSHDPRDKKRCMELGVMDYMYKSMEFESVEQQVLSLNQHWDSFAEKD